Proteins from a single region of Rubeoparvulum massiliense:
- a CDS encoding nickel-dependent hydrogenase large subunit gives MVKRVVINPVTRLSGFMELEVWIENHRVVEARTKGMLFRGFEQMMVGRNPFDAIYLTQRICGICSSAHSVASSTALEAALQIRPTEQGRYLRDIIHGCEFLQNHIRHFYQYSLPDFVKMPEAYPLYQNEQQDYRLPKRLNDRLVQHYLDSLPISRNAHTMLAVLGGKAPHNHGIFVGGGTRPATVDKMIQMKSILAEIQAFIEEVMIPDAYTIAEYYDEYFTFGRGLGNFLCMGAFANYEELGTLYVDAGVYKDGEFAPFDPLGISESIAYSWYAGQESYTPFETIPEPDRNQSAAYSWVKAPRYEGLPFEVGPLARLWLAGEYRHGISAMDRSIARVLEAKKITEVLTILLEHLALDVTGQKVWKLPQQGEGAGLVETTRGSLGHWLKIEDQKLSFYQIITPSAWDFSARTVENRGTAEQALIGTPIQDPDHPIELGRIIRSFDPCMSCATHVYQPHKPPLYQKVQGT, from the coding sequence ATGGTGAAGCGGGTAGTGATTAACCCAGTAACGAGGCTAAGTGGCTTTATGGAGCTGGAGGTGTGGATCGAGAATCATCGCGTGGTGGAAGCAAGAACCAAAGGCATGTTGTTTCGGGGATTTGAACAGATGATGGTGGGGCGGAATCCTTTTGATGCCATCTATTTGACGCAACGAATTTGTGGGATCTGCTCTTCTGCCCATTCTGTAGCTTCATCCACTGCCCTCGAAGCTGCACTACAGATCCGTCCCACAGAACAGGGGCGGTATCTTCGTGATATTATCCATGGCTGTGAATTCTTGCAGAATCATATCCGCCATTTCTATCAGTATTCTCTTCCGGACTTTGTGAAGATGCCAGAAGCGTATCCCCTTTATCAGAATGAGCAGCAGGATTATCGTCTGCCAAAAAGATTAAACGATCGTTTAGTTCAACATTATCTAGATTCCCTTCCCATTAGCCGCAATGCGCATACCATGCTAGCTGTTTTAGGAGGGAAGGCTCCCCATAACCATGGCATTTTTGTAGGTGGGGGCACGAGACCCGCTACCGTGGATAAAATGATTCAAATGAAATCCATATTAGCAGAGATCCAAGCGTTCATTGAAGAGGTGATGATTCCTGATGCCTATACCATCGCAGAATACTACGATGAGTACTTTACCTTCGGGAGGGGACTAGGCAATTTTCTCTGCATGGGGGCATTTGCCAACTACGAGGAACTAGGAACATTGTACGTCGACGCAGGGGTGTATAAGGATGGTGAGTTCGCACCCTTTGATCCTCTGGGGATCAGCGAGTCCATCGCTTACTCCTGGTATGCTGGACAGGAATCGTATACTCCCTTTGAAACCATACCCGAGCCAGACCGCAATCAATCCGCTGCCTATAGCTGGGTGAAGGCACCTCGTTATGAGGGACTGCCCTTTGAAGTAGGACCCTTAGCGCGTCTCTGGTTAGCTGGTGAATATCGCCATGGTATCTCTGCCATGGATCGCAGTATTGCCCGTGTCTTGGAGGCAAAGAAGATCACGGAGGTACTCACGATTTTACTAGAGCACCTCGCTCTAGATGTGACGGGGCAGAAGGTATGGAAGCTTCCCCAGCAAGGAGAGGGAGCAGGCTTAGTAGAGACAACGCGAGGTTCACTAGGGCATTGGTTGAAAATTGAGGATCAGAAGCTCTCCTTTTATCAGATTATTACCCCTTCTGCATGGGACTTTTCAGCGCGAACAGTAGAAAATCGAGGTACTGCAGAGCAGGCACTCATCGGTACTCCCATTCAAGATCCTGATCATCCCATTGAGTTAGGGCGGATCATTCGTTCTTTCGATCCCTGTATGTCCTGTGCCACCCATGTATATCAACCGCATAAACCACCTCTCTACCAAAAGGTGCAGGGTACATGA
- a CDS encoding SHOCT domain-containing protein, translated as MMRYGCDYGLGLFGGGWYGMIFMLLIAALLIFIVYKLFNNQALRARTGTENSLEVLNERFARGEIDEEEYQRKKSLLNKR; from the coding sequence ATGATGAGATATGGCTGTGATTATGGATTGGGTCTTTTTGGAGGAGGCTGGTATGGCATGATTTTCATGCTGCTTATTGCTGCACTGCTCATCTTTATTGTGTATAAGCTTTTTAATAATCAAGCATTGCGAGCACGGACGGGAACTGAAAATTCTCTTGAAGTTCTCAATGAGCGTTTTGCTCGTGGCGAGATTGATGAAGAGGAGTATCAGCGGAAAAAGTCCCTATTAAACAAGCGTTAA
- a CDS encoding pirin family protein translates to MIEIYPADSRFTSQHDWLHSNFSFSFAEYYDPNNLKFGPLRVLNDDIIQPARGFGMHPHQEMEIVSIVLSGYLQHEDSHGHRATTTFGEIQRMSAGTGIFHSEMNPSNDEEVNLLQLWFLPDTRGLTPSYEKTSYEIAKMKNNLLPVVTKKPTSAEVAHIHQDLTIYLSQLEAGQELTFKQAEGRRIFLFVLDGELVIHGGLPLKQRDSARITEIAQLSLIASTEARFMLIDLP, encoded by the coding sequence TTGATTGAAATCTACCCGGCAGATTCTCGGTTCACATCACAGCATGATTGGTTACACAGTAATTTTAGTTTCTCTTTCGCTGAATATTATGATCCGAATAACTTAAAATTCGGTCCATTACGCGTACTTAATGATGATATCATTCAGCCTGCTCGCGGATTCGGTATGCATCCCCATCAGGAGATGGAGATCGTCAGTATCGTCCTTAGCGGCTATCTACAGCATGAGGATAGTCATGGACATCGTGCTACTACCACTTTCGGAGAGATCCAAAGGATGTCTGCAGGAACTGGAATCTTCCACTCTGAGATGAATCCATCTAACGATGAGGAGGTTAATCTACTCCAGCTCTGGTTCCTTCCAGATACACGTGGACTCACACCTTCTTATGAAAAAACGAGCTACGAGATCGCAAAGATGAAGAATAATCTACTACCTGTTGTGACGAAGAAGCCAACATCGGCTGAGGTAGCCCATATTCATCAGGATTTAACCATTTACCTTTCTCAACTGGAAGCAGGTCAAGAGCTCACCTTCAAGCAGGCAGAAGGGCGGCGTATCTTTCTCTTTGTCCTCGATGGAGAGCTGGTTATCCATGGTGGTCTTCCATTAAAGCAGCGTGATAGCGCAAGAATAACAGAGATAGCCCAATTATCCCTCATCGCCAGTACGGAGGCTCGCTTCATGCTCATCGATCTTCCATAG
- a CDS encoding OsmC family protein, which yields MNNIHLDVMENTAKAIAANPELKMRKWAANVQWKNGVQNEVKIRDFAPFFMDEPDTLGGTNIAANPVEVLIGAAASCFAITFEVMASQKGIKLENVDVQIEADLNAAVFLGLEEGEGGILNPVIRLKAVTSASKEQIEEVARVAITKSPVVLSLNTDINLIVE from the coding sequence ATGAACAATATTCATTTAGACGTCATGGAGAACACTGCCAAAGCCATTGCCGCTAACCCTGAGCTAAAAATGCGGAAATGGGCAGCCAATGTTCAATGGAAAAATGGTGTACAAAACGAGGTTAAAATTCGTGATTTTGCACCCTTTTTCATGGATGAACCAGATACATTAGGTGGAACCAATATTGCTGCTAATCCAGTAGAGGTGCTAATCGGAGCTGCTGCTAGTTGCTTCGCCATTACCTTCGAAGTAATGGCTAGCCAAAAAGGAATTAAGCTAGAGAATGTAGATGTTCAAATTGAAGCAGATTTAAATGCTGCTGTCTTCCTTGGCTTAGAGGAAGGAGAAGGTGGTATCTTAAATCCTGTGATTCGATTAAAAGCAGTGACCTCCGCTTCCAAGGAGCAAATCGAAGAAGTGGCTCGCGTAGCAATTACTAAGTCACCGGTAGTTCTGAGTCTAAACACAGACATCAATTTGATTGTTGAATAA
- a CDS encoding Crp/Fnr family transcriptional regulator — translation MEINQIIPSHILTLFDEHCVQEWMTRARYEFRKGEQIEYPDKLSKEIYLIVEGNARIYHLHTDGKECVLGIARPGDFIDIAGLFAQTFGNLFATALTETVVVKIAKAEIIEQVLKTPQLTLALLQYFANQLNETRVILEQVAYEKVEERLINLLQKLADRTQANGEWAPLPSYLTHKDMAGMIASTRETVTFLINKLIQSGQLRIDNQRLWIGLNHQAD, via the coding sequence ATGGAGATAAATCAGATCATACCCTCCCATATTCTTACCTTGTTCGATGAGCATTGTGTACAGGAATGGATGACACGAGCAAGGTATGAATTTCGTAAGGGAGAGCAGATTGAATATCCTGATAAGCTCAGTAAAGAGATCTACCTCATCGTGGAAGGGAACGCACGTATTTACCACCTCCACACAGATGGGAAGGAATGTGTGCTAGGGATTGCCCGCCCAGGTGATTTCATCGATATTGCTGGTCTCTTTGCCCAGACATTTGGTAATCTGTTTGCTACTGCATTAACAGAGACTGTAGTGGTGAAAATTGCAAAGGCTGAGATCATTGAACAGGTACTCAAAACGCCTCAATTGACTTTGGCATTACTGCAATATTTTGCGAATCAACTCAATGAAACCAGGGTAATCCTAGAACAGGTAGCCTATGAAAAGGTAGAAGAACGTCTTATCAACCTTCTACAGAAGCTCGCTGATCGCACGCAGGCTAATGGGGAATGGGCACCTCTTCCTTCCTACTTAACTCATAAGGATATGGCAGGCATGATTGCTTCCACAAGAGAGACCGTCACCTTTCTGATAAATAAATTGATCCAAAGTGGACAACTCCGCATTGATAATCAACGTCTTTGGATAGGACTTAACCATCAAGCAGACTAA
- the hemG gene encoding protoporphyrinogen oxidase, with the protein MKHVAIIGGGITGLTVAYLLEQQKQEHPDELDYQLIEKEERLGGKVITENVDGFIIEGGPDSFISRKPEVMKISEQLGISANVMGTNTTHRGSYVLSDNQIHQLPDGVALLMPFKIMDFARNPIISWRGKFRALGDLFIPARPNQQDESLASFINRRLGNEMLEKLIGPLVGGIHSNNPNSMSLQATFPRFLEMEREHRSIILAILHMKRAMKKRMKQVNPASTNRKPPFLTFQHGMTELTSALEKALSPDSIHTGTAVARIEKGEQTPYRIFLQNGEEINADAVVVTAGANIATKLLNGIDEELAQLLGKIPFTSSAAISLGYRKADLPQLPLGYGITIPVREQRNISAITFSSLKWDHRVPNDDYMLLRIFIGGYANPELVQRDNEHILDIIKMELNDILGITADPVVQRIYRWVQGRPQYELGHLDCVHQIEARLQDHPGLYVAGSSFYGAGLSDCIASAVRGTNTILKELGIESNN; encoded by the coding sequence GTGAAACACGTAGCCATTATTGGCGGAGGCATTACAGGATTAACCGTTGCATACCTACTTGAACAGCAGAAGCAGGAGCATCCTGATGAACTGGACTATCAGCTGATTGAAAAGGAGGAGCGCTTGGGCGGAAAGGTGATTACCGAGAATGTGGATGGCTTCATCATCGAAGGAGGGCCCGATAGCTTCATCAGCCGTAAGCCTGAGGTGATGAAAATCAGTGAACAGCTTGGTATTAGTGCAAATGTGATGGGAACCAATACCACCCATCGTGGCTCCTATGTGCTTTCGGATAATCAAATTCACCAACTACCTGATGGTGTGGCATTGTTGATGCCTTTTAAAATCATGGATTTTGCTAGAAACCCGATCATCTCATGGCGAGGAAAGTTCCGCGCCCTAGGAGATCTCTTTATCCCTGCAAGGCCTAATCAACAGGATGAAAGTCTCGCCAGCTTTATCAATCGTCGTCTTGGTAATGAAATGCTAGAAAAATTGATTGGTCCCCTCGTTGGCGGTATCCACTCCAATAACCCAAATAGTATGAGTTTACAAGCTACCTTCCCCCGCTTCCTAGAGATGGAAAGAGAGCATCGCAGTATCATCCTTGCCATTCTCCACATGAAACGGGCGATGAAGAAACGTATGAAGCAAGTGAACCCAGCTTCAACAAATAGAAAACCACCCTTTCTCACCTTCCAGCATGGAATGACAGAACTGACCTCTGCATTGGAAAAGGCCTTATCCCCTGACAGCATCCATACAGGGACTGCTGTAGCAAGGATTGAAAAAGGTGAACAGACACCCTATCGGATATTCCTCCAAAATGGTGAGGAAATCAATGCCGATGCTGTGGTCGTGACAGCGGGTGCCAATATCGCTACCAAACTACTGAATGGGATCGATGAAGAACTGGCTCAACTGCTTGGAAAAATCCCGTTTACCTCCTCAGCAGCCATCTCTTTAGGCTATCGTAAAGCTGATTTACCCCAACTCCCCCTTGGGTATGGTATTACCATTCCAGTGCGGGAGCAACGCAATATCTCAGCCATCACCTTCAGTTCATTGAAATGGGATCATCGCGTTCCCAATGATGATTATATGCTTTTACGTATTTTCATCGGAGGCTATGCCAATCCTGAGCTGGTACAACGAGATAACGAGCATATCCTCGACATCATCAAGATGGAGTTGAACGATATTCTTGGAATCACTGCAGATCCCGTTGTACAACGGATCTATCGCTGGGTTCAAGGGCGTCCTCAGTATGAATTGGGGCATCTAGACTGCGTCCATCAGATAGAAGCACGATTACAGGACCATCCTGGTCTCTATGTAGCAGGGAGTTCCTTTTATGGAGCTGGCTTAAGTGATTGTATCGCTTCTGCTGTACGTGGAACTAATACCATCTTGAAGGAGTTAGGCATCGAATCTAATAATTAA
- a CDS encoding hydrogenase maturation protease yields MMKRCLVLGIGNRLMMDDGIGIYMVEALQEQYSEEIRRGDQVTKLVIGESDLDYCVEQVLQVALFIIVDAAQLGKKPGEITLLPFHQLSSLSLHHSAHDLHLFHLLQVMEQVEQQKITGYLLGIEPYEIRFHWGLSDLLQDQFPMMLEEMKTTLATLGILD; encoded by the coding sequence ATGATGAAGAGATGTCTCGTTCTCGGTATTGGCAATCGTCTGATGATGGATGATGGAATTGGGATCTACATGGTGGAGGCCTTGCAGGAACAGTATAGTGAGGAGATCCGACGGGGTGATCAGGTGACCAAGCTTGTCATCGGAGAGAGCGACTTGGATTATTGTGTGGAACAAGTGCTCCAAGTCGCTCTCTTTATTATTGTAGACGCTGCCCAGTTAGGGAAGAAACCAGGGGAGATTACACTTCTACCCTTCCATCAGCTCTCTTCCTTATCACTTCACCATTCTGCCCATGATCTTCACCTGTTTCATTTATTGCAGGTGATGGAGCAGGTAGAGCAGCAGAAGATCACCGGTTATCTCCTAGGTATTGAGCCATATGAAATCCGCTTTCATTGGGGCTTAAGCGATCTGTTACAAGATCAATTTCCGATGATGCTGGAAGAGATGAAGACAACACTTGCTACCCTGGGGATATTAGATTGA
- a CDS encoding cytochrome b5 domain-containing protein: protein MPDQILINSQIMAIFSEVNYLIRLLYTITDPMSRALALNQLWNRMVQLQFLFQLLQVPPQLLSSQLPQAQRPTMQPPISPSPSPPTDQQALPAITREQLAQFNGQNGRPAYVAVNGIVYDVTNHAAWSLATHFGLTAGKDLTAEFAFCHAGQQWILRTLPQVGRLVT, encoded by the coding sequence GTGCCTGACCAGATCTTAATAAACAGCCAAATCATGGCGATCTTTTCTGAGGTGAATTATTTAATTCGTCTGCTATATACAATCACTGATCCCATGAGTAGAGCGCTCGCCCTTAATCAGCTGTGGAATCGTATGGTGCAGCTCCAGTTTTTATTCCAGCTTCTACAAGTTCCACCCCAACTACTCTCATCCCAACTACCTCAAGCGCAACGTCCGACCATGCAACCACCCATAAGCCCTTCGCCATCTCCACCTACGGATCAACAAGCCCTACCAGCGATTACACGGGAACAGCTCGCCCAGTTCAATGGACAGAATGGTCGCCCTGCCTATGTGGCAGTCAATGGCATCGTCTACGATGTAACGAATCATGCAGCTTGGTCCCTGGCCACTCATTTTGGCTTAACAGCAGGGAAGGATTTAACTGCAGAGTTTGCTTTCTGTCATGCGGGCCAACAGTGGATCCTTCGTACGCTACCACAGGTGGGGAGGTTGGTCACATGA
- a CDS encoding LOG family protein, with protein MKYVCVFAGSNPGTNPKYEAIAIQLGEELMKRNMGLVYGGSRLGLMGRIANTMLEENGQVIGVMPKGLFREEVIHRGLTQLYEVADMHARKAKMGELSDAFIALPGGYGTLEEVFEAVSWGQLGIHHKPVGLLNIDCYYQPLIDMVNNAVKGGFIPQRQASMLIVEKDPVLLLERMKSYQAPTNLHKWSELPEAK; from the coding sequence ATGAAGTATGTTTGCGTATTTGCTGGATCTAACCCAGGCACAAATCCAAAATATGAAGCCATCGCCATTCAGTTAGGCGAAGAACTGATGAAGCGTAATATGGGTCTCGTATATGGTGGTTCTAGATTGGGCTTAATGGGGCGGATCGCCAACACAATGCTGGAAGAGAACGGCCAGGTAATCGGTGTAATGCCCAAGGGGCTCTTCCGTGAAGAGGTAATCCATCGTGGACTCACACAGCTCTATGAGGTTGCAGATATGCATGCCAGAAAAGCAAAGATGGGTGAACTCTCTGATGCATTCATCGCCTTACCTGGAGGCTATGGAACACTAGAAGAAGTATTTGAGGCAGTAAGTTGGGGCCAGTTAGGGATTCACCATAAACCTGTGGGCCTGCTTAATATCGACTGCTACTACCAGCCTCTCATCGATATGGTTAATAATGCGGTGAAGGGTGGCTTCATCCCACAAAGACAAGCTTCCATGCTTATCGTTGAAAAGGATCCTGTCCTACTCCTCGAACGAATGAAAAGCTACCAGGCTCCTACCAATCTTCATAAGTGGAGTGAGCTACCTGAAGCGAAGTGA
- a CDS encoding manganese efflux pump MntP, translated as MSLFSIFMIALGLAMDAFTVSISNGAVLKKVRLKDALLIGAYFGVFQGLMPLIGWAVGKEFQQLIMRYDHWIAFILLSFIGAKMIWDSVHENPCACKETVQPTDALSSKTLLLLAIATSIDALVVGVSFAFLKVAILEAAIIIGLVTGILCVLGVYIGRTFGKLLCGKAEIVGGIVLILIGTKILLEHLGLL; from the coding sequence GTGAGTCTGTTTTCTATTTTCATGATAGCACTTGGCTTAGCCATGGATGCCTTTACAGTCTCTATTTCCAATGGAGCTGTACTGAAAAAGGTGAGATTAAAGGATGCACTCTTAATTGGAGCTTATTTTGGTGTTTTCCAGGGGCTGATGCCATTAATCGGTTGGGCTGTGGGGAAGGAATTCCAACAATTGATCATGCGCTACGACCATTGGATTGCTTTTATCCTCTTAAGCTTTATCGGGGCGAAGATGATCTGGGACTCCGTTCATGAAAATCCCTGTGCCTGTAAAGAAACTGTGCAACCAACCGATGCATTGAGTAGCAAAACCTTACTTTTGCTTGCCATCGCTACGAGTATCGACGCATTGGTGGTCGGCGTTAGCTTTGCATTTTTAAAGGTGGCCATCCTAGAAGCGGCCATCATAATCGGACTGGTAACCGGGATTCTTTGTGTGCTGGGGGTATACATTGGTAGAACATTTGGCAAGCTACTTTGTGGTAAAGCGGAGATCGTTGGAGGTATTGTGCTCATCCTTATTGGCACGAAAATTTTGCTTGAACACCTCGGGCTTCTATAA
- a CDS encoding DoxX family protein — translation MLSTGLLIIRLVIGLSFVAHGAQKLFGWFGGYGPKGTGQFFESIGIKPGVAMAVLAGLGEFLGGAFFALGLLTPIGGILIAGTMLVAILKVHGANGFWASNNGYELNLVLLAVAVGVALSGPGQYALDAILFP, via the coding sequence GTGTTAAGTACAGGTCTATTAATCATCCGTTTAGTCATTGGTCTTTCCTTCGTTGCCCATGGTGCACAAAAACTCTTTGGTTGGTTCGGTGGTTACGGACCAAAAGGAACAGGTCAATTCTTTGAATCCATCGGGATTAAGCCAGGCGTAGCCATGGCTGTATTGGCTGGTCTTGGTGAATTCCTTGGCGGTGCCTTCTTTGCCCTAGGATTGCTTACACCGATCGGTGGGATTCTAATCGCAGGAACGATGTTGGTAGCAATCCTTAAGGTCCATGGAGCCAATGGCTTCTGGGCATCCAACAATGGCTATGAACTCAATTTAGTTCTCCTTGCTGTTGCTGTTGGGGTTGCCCTATCAGGACCTGGTCAATATGCACTCGATGCCATTCTCTTCCCATAA
- a CDS encoding MarR family winged helix-turn-helix transcriptional regulator has translation MEPSQLQLEDDLSLKLLIVLSRANRAVADRLEEDIQHYGLNPTEFAVLELLFHKGPQAIQQIGKKILLSSGSITYVVDKLEQKELLKRQPCPKDRRVIYAVITSQGEELMQEIFPHHRKAIESIFSCLTMDEKQLLINHLKKLGLHAQNL, from the coding sequence ATGGAGCCATCTCAATTACAGCTAGAAGATGACCTATCCCTTAAGCTATTAATCGTATTATCTCGCGCCAATCGAGCTGTTGCTGATCGGTTGGAGGAGGATATCCAACACTATGGTCTCAATCCAACGGAGTTCGCTGTCCTTGAGCTACTCTTTCATAAAGGACCCCAAGCCATTCAACAGATTGGGAAGAAAATCTTGCTATCCAGCGGTAGTATTACCTATGTGGTGGATAAGTTAGAACAGAAGGAACTGCTGAAGCGTCAACCTTGTCCTAAGGACCGACGCGTCATCTATGCTGTGATCACTTCACAAGGTGAAGAGCTAATGCAGGAAATCTTTCCACACCATCGCAAGGCGATTGAGTCCATTTTTTCTTGTCTTACCATGGATGAAAAGCAATTATTAATCAATCATTTAAAAAAGCTAGGTCTGCATGCTCAGAACCTCTAA
- the hemG gene encoding protoporphyrinogen oxidase — MKHVAVIGGGITGLTATYILEQVKKEHPNVLAYQLFEKSPRLGGMLMTEHDDDFTIEGGTDSYVTFKPEVNWLIKHLGLEARRLSPDMNHGGSYVLYDNQVYRLPDGVAMLLPFKFTDFARTPLLSWSGKLRALGDLFIPAKAKGGDESLASFINRRLGNEMLEKVVGPLVGGIHSIDPEVMSLQATFPRFLQMEQEHRSLILAMLQMKRAAKKRNNSQSGSKGNATGRRSPVLSFINGMGELSNAIEEKLSPSSIHVNTGVTSIRQQAAGHFTLQLENGELREFDAVIMAVGANHFASMVEEWDQQLSQLLQTIPFTSSASVSLGYRTQDLPNLPYGLGITIPASEKRHTTAINFSSLKWDHRVPSEKYTLIRALAGGYSSPELAFQDDATILQIIQAELQEMLDIQAAPVIHRIYRWFHSRPQYTLGHVERVKQIENQVMQYPGLYLAGSSYYGAGVSDCVASGIHVTEKLLNQLGISTEPIMR; from the coding sequence ATGAAACATGTAGCCGTGATCGGTGGTGGAATAACCGGCTTGACAGCTACCTATATCCTAGAGCAAGTGAAGAAAGAGCATCCCAATGTACTAGCCTACCAGCTATTTGAAAAAAGCCCGCGCTTAGGCGGAATGCTAATGACAGAGCATGATGATGACTTCACCATTGAAGGTGGCACCGATAGCTATGTCACCTTCAAACCTGAGGTGAACTGGTTAATCAAGCACTTAGGTTTAGAAGCACGTCGATTAAGCCCTGATATGAACCATGGTGGTTCTTATGTTCTCTATGATAACCAGGTTTACCGCTTACCAGATGGCGTCGCCATGCTACTCCCCTTTAAATTTACTGACTTTGCTCGCACTCCCCTCCTTTCTTGGAGTGGAAAACTACGAGCTTTAGGGGATCTCTTCATTCCAGCGAAAGCAAAGGGTGGTGATGAGTCCTTGGCTAGCTTTATCAACCGCCGTCTTGGCAATGAAATGCTGGAGAAGGTGGTGGGTCCACTGGTAGGTGGCATTCATTCCATTGATCCTGAGGTAATGAGCCTACAGGCAACCTTTCCACGTTTTCTCCAAATGGAGCAAGAGCATCGTAGTCTAATTCTAGCTATGCTTCAGATGAAGCGCGCTGCAAAAAAACGCAATAACTCGCAAAGTGGTAGCAAAGGCAATGCAACAGGTCGGCGTAGTCCAGTTCTTAGCTTCATCAATGGAATGGGTGAACTAAGCAATGCCATTGAGGAGAAACTTTCTCCTTCTAGTATTCACGTGAATACAGGTGTTACCTCCATTCGCCAGCAAGCTGCAGGACACTTTACCTTACAGCTTGAGAATGGAGAGTTGAGGGAGTTTGACGCTGTGATTATGGCAGTGGGTGCTAATCACTTTGCTTCCATGGTGGAAGAATGGGATCAGCAGCTCAGCCAATTACTACAGACCATCCCTTTTACTTCATCCGCCTCTGTGTCTTTAGGATATCGAACGCAGGATCTTCCCAATCTCCCATATGGCTTAGGCATTACCATCCCAGCCAGTGAGAAACGACATACGACGGCCATTAATTTCAGCTCCTTAAAGTGGGATCATCGTGTACCCAGTGAGAAATATACCTTAATTCGAGCATTAGCAGGAGGTTATAGTAGTCCTGAGTTAGCCTTCCAAGATGATGCAACCATCCTACAAATCATCCAGGCAGAATTACAAGAGATGCTGGATATCCAGGCTGCTCCAGTGATCCATCGGATCTATCGTTGGTTCCATAGTCGTCCCCAGTATACCCTCGGTCATGTGGAACGTGTAAAGCAGATCGAAAATCAAGTCATGCAGTATCCTGGTCTTTATTTGGCAGGTAGCTCCTATTATGGAGCAGGTGTCAGTGACTGTGTTGCTTCTGGTATACATGTTACAGAGAAGCTGTTAAATCAGCTTGGCATTTCAACAGAACCGATCATGAGGTAA
- a CDS encoding hydrogenase small subunit yields MNKENESMILPPEDLSNEAVARRLVEAAQQRLQAGTINKPNLVWLELNGCSGNIISLLNGTNPNFEYLINSMVNLIYSNSLMVAEGEAAIEKLRAVQEEEYILAVEGAVSLRDEGRYHVIGRWQGREITGLDAARILGEKARHVIAVGACATHGGPSAAKPNLAQCVGLGSVLQRKVIQLPSCPCHPDWFLGTLAHLLMDGEPALDERGRPLLFYGNLIHDRCPRLDYFNRGIFAKTLDEPYCLYQLGCRGPVTRIDCPTRKWNGYVNWPIGASTCIGCTQFGFPDQMAPFVSFEMVKEGVHGEAGSD; encoded by the coding sequence ATGAATAAGGAAAACGAATCGATGATCTTGCCTCCGGAAGATCTAAGTAATGAAGCGGTGGCCCGTCGACTGGTGGAGGCTGCTCAGCAAAGGCTACAAGCTGGCACCATCAACAAGCCTAATCTAGTTTGGCTCGAGTTAAATGGCTGCTCGGGCAATATCATCTCGCTCCTCAATGGAACCAATCCTAACTTCGAATATCTGATCAACTCCATGGTCAATTTGATTTATAGTAACAGTCTGATGGTAGCAGAAGGGGAGGCAGCCATTGAGAAGCTTAGGGCAGTTCAGGAAGAGGAGTATATCCTAGCAGTTGAGGGAGCTGTTTCACTGCGTGATGAGGGGCGCTACCATGTGATTGGACGTTGGCAAGGCAGGGAGATAACGGGGCTCGATGCTGCAAGAATCCTAGGAGAGAAGGCGCGTCATGTGATAGCAGTGGGGGCTTGCGCAACCCACGGAGGACCGTCTGCTGCCAAGCCTAATTTGGCTCAGTGTGTAGGTTTAGGAAGTGTTCTTCAACGTAAGGTGATTCAATTGCCCAGCTGTCCCTGCCATCCGGATTGGTTTTTAGGAACATTGGCTCATCTCCTTATGGATGGAGAGCCAGCCTTAGATGAGCGAGGACGCCCTTTACTTTTCTATGGGAATCTCATTCATGATCGTTGTCCCCGTTTAGATTACTTTAATCGAGGCATCTTTGCGAAGACCTTAGATGAGCCCTATTGTCTCTATCAATTAGGCTGTCGTGGTCCGGTAACCAGAATTGACTGTCCCACGCGGAAGTGGAATGGCTATGTCAATTGGCCCATCGGCGCTAGCACCTGCATTGGTTGTACCCAATTTGGCTTTCCTGACCAGATGGCACCCTTTGTGAGTTTTGAGATGGTGAAGGAGGGAGTACATGGTGAAGCGGGTAGTGATTAA